One genomic window of Neisseria sp. oral taxon 014 str. F0314 includes the following:
- a CDS encoding SurA N-terminal domain-containing protein produces MFHTVEKYKGPAQILLGLIALTFVGFGVSTVANPDSDYIVKVGNQKISDHDLNLAMQNIQASGGEQPRDAVFQSLLQRAYLTQGAKQMGIAVSQEQIKQIIVDDPSFHDANGKFSQALLTQYLNQRRMSEDQFVEEIRDQFLFQNLQNLVQNGTIVSDVQAAQLVNIAQATRTVRSVTFNPEAFAGQIKVDDAILQRYYDANKKDYIIPQAVKIELVALTTQALADKQTVSDAELRQAFDKLPPRREIAHILFPVAQDASAEERAAAKAEAEKVLAMVKAKPSDFPALAKQYSKDPASASNGGNLGFMPKDGGLGAEFENAAFSMQKGEISNVVQTAYGYHIIKILNIQDKPVFEQEKAELEKELKLKKAAAGFNAAKEKLGEAAFNNPNSLAEAAKALGLEVKLSDEWLTKANGAAAGMPQELINAVFSDDVLKKKHNSEPITINDNTVWVVRVKEVREERTAPFAEVKDDVRAAYLRSEAVKLAEKKARAALADLQAGKKTELQWSPVTKLTAEQARQSMPPEAYSELAKARPSKDKPAYVMLQGLPAPVIVEVQAVTPPENVAQQIPAAKQLLMQQQVNSTFNNLLRYLSKNIDRKEGGQKINAASE; encoded by the coding sequence ATGTTCCATACTGTAGAAAAATACAAAGGCCCCGCCCAAATCCTGTTGGGATTGATTGCACTGACTTTCGTCGGTTTCGGTGTCAGCACCGTCGCCAATCCCGATTCGGACTATATCGTCAAAGTCGGCAATCAGAAAATCAGCGACCACGACCTGAACCTGGCCATGCAAAACATACAGGCCTCAGGCGGCGAACAGCCGCGCGACGCAGTGTTCCAATCGTTGTTGCAGCGCGCGTATCTGACCCAAGGTGCGAAACAGATGGGCATCGCCGTATCGCAAGAACAGATTAAGCAAATTATCGTGGACGACCCGAGTTTCCATGATGCAAACGGCAAGTTCAGCCAGGCGCTGCTGACCCAGTATCTCAATCAGCGCCGTATGAGCGAAGACCAGTTTGTTGAAGAAATCCGCGACCAGTTTTTGTTCCAAAATCTGCAAAACCTGGTACAGAACGGCACCATCGTCAGTGATGTGCAGGCTGCGCAGTTGGTCAACATAGCGCAGGCGACACGCACCGTACGTTCGGTAACGTTCAATCCGGAAGCCTTTGCCGGACAGATTAAAGTCGACGATGCGATATTGCAGCGTTACTACGATGCCAACAAAAAAGACTACATTATCCCGCAGGCCGTGAAAATCGAGCTGGTGGCGCTGACCACGCAGGCATTGGCCGACAAACAGACCGTCAGCGACGCGGAGTTGCGTCAGGCGTTCGACAAACTGCCGCCGCGCCGCGAAATCGCACACATCCTGTTCCCCGTGGCGCAGGACGCCAGTGCGGAAGAACGTGCGGCGGCCAAAGCGGAAGCCGAAAAAGTGCTGGCGATGGTAAAAGCGAAGCCTTCCGACTTCCCCGCATTGGCCAAACAATATTCCAAAGACCCCGCCTCGGCGTCCAACGGCGGCAATTTGGGCTTTATGCCGAAAGACGGCGGCTTGGGTGCGGAATTCGAAAACGCCGCATTCTCGATGCAGAAAGGCGAAATCAGCAACGTGGTTCAGACGGCCTACGGTTACCACATCATCAAAATTTTGAATATTCAGGACAAACCCGTATTCGAGCAGGAAAAAGCCGAATTGGAAAAAGAGTTGAAACTGAAAAAAGCCGCCGCCGGATTCAATGCCGCCAAAGAGAAACTGGGCGAAGCCGCTTTCAACAATCCCAACAGTTTGGCAGAAGCCGCCAAAGCGTTGGGACTGGAAGTCAAATTGTCCGACGAGTGGCTGACTAAAGCCAACGGTGCGGCGGCGGGTATGCCGCAGGAACTGATTAATGCGGTGTTCAGCGATGACGTTCTGAAGAAAAAACACAATTCCGAACCCATTACCATCAACGACAACACCGTATGGGTCGTCCGCGTCAAAGAAGTGCGTGAAGAGAGAACCGCGCCGTTTGCCGAAGTAAAAGACGATGTGCGTGCCGCCTATCTTCGTTCGGAAGCAGTCAAACTGGCCGAGAAAAAGGCCCGGGCCGCATTGGCCGATTTGCAGGCGGGTAAGAAAACCGAACTGCAATGGTCGCCCGTAACCAAACTGACGGCGGAACAGGCGCGTCAGTCCATGCCGCCCGAAGCTTACAGCGAGCTGGCCAAGGCCCGCCCGTCCAAAGACAAACCTGCCTATGTGATGTTGCAGGGGCTGCCCGCGCCGGTGATTGTGGAAGTGCAGGCTGTTACCCCGCCGGAAAACGTCGCCCAGCAGATACCCGCCGCCAAACAGCTTCTGATGCAGCAACAAGTAAACAGTACGTTCAACAACCTGTTGCGTTATCTGAGTAAAAACATTGATCGGAAAGAAGGGGGGCAGAAAATCAACGCCGCTTCCGAGTAA
- a CDS encoding arsenate reductase, with protein MTVIYGIANCDTVKKARAWLAANGLAYEFVDFKKQPPSVGLIESWLTQIPLDALLNKRGTTWRKLTPQQQAEAADPQGAVKLMAEQPSIIKRPVLDKDGGFHVGFSEESYRTLFGR; from the coding sequence ATGACGGTTATTTACGGTATCGCCAACTGCGACACGGTTAAGAAAGCCCGCGCCTGGCTGGCGGCCAACGGCCTGGCGTATGAGTTTGTCGACTTCAAAAAGCAGCCGCCTTCCGTCGGATTGATAGAATCATGGCTGACGCAGATTCCTTTGGATGCGCTGCTCAACAAACGCGGTACGACATGGCGCAAACTGACGCCGCAACAGCAGGCGGAAGCCGCCGACCCGCAGGGGGCCGTCAAACTGATGGCGGAACAGCCCAGTATCATCAAACGACCCGTATTGGATAAGGACGGCGGCTTTCACGTCGGCTTTTCTGAAGAATCCTACCGGACACTGTTCGGCCGCTAG
- a CDS encoding Dyp-type peroxidase gives MNHPQTAIIPDHCKAGIFIEADILANRQNDIKTACRESLKALKALQDKYPEDSLGMTVAFGSDAWAAFSHSGEGSEIKPFRPLGGGLAPATQHDIYVHIQSMHQDTAFALSQSVLAAFGGSIRIAGEVHGFRLLQERGLDGFVDGTENPQGDDKVRDVAIIPEGRPDAGGSYVLLQKYRHDLKKWDAVPVAEQEASIGRSKESNEEFSKEVRLPDSHLGRVNLKENGVGLKIVRRSLPFGTVSGEHGLMFTAYCHTLHNIEAQLVSMFGETDGKTDLLLRNLSAAVSGAYYYAPSVERLENL, from the coding sequence ATGAATCATCCCCAAACCGCCATCATTCCCGACCACTGCAAAGCGGGCATTTTTATTGAAGCAGACATTCTTGCAAACAGGCAAAACGACATCAAAACCGCCTGCCGCGAAAGCCTGAAAGCATTGAAAGCCTTGCAGGACAAATATCCGGAAGACTCGCTCGGCATGACCGTTGCCTTCGGCAGCGACGCCTGGGCGGCTTTCAGCCATAGCGGAGAAGGCAGCGAAATCAAACCTTTCCGCCCGTTGGGCGGCGGTCTGGCTCCGGCCACGCAGCACGATATTTACGTCCATATCCAGTCCATGCACCAAGACACCGCGTTTGCCTTGTCGCAATCCGTTTTGGCCGCATTCGGCGGCAGCATCCGTATCGCCGGCGAAGTCCACGGTTTCCGCCTGCTGCAAGAACGCGGCTTGGACGGTTTCGTCGACGGCACGGAAAATCCGCAGGGCGACGATAAAGTCCGCGATGTTGCCATTATTCCCGAAGGCAGGCCCGATGCGGGCGGCAGCTACGTCCTGCTGCAAAAATACCGCCATGACCTGAAAAAATGGGACGCCGTGCCCGTTGCCGAACAGGAGGCATCTATCGGCCGCAGCAAGGAAAGCAACGAGGAATTCAGTAAAGAAGTGCGGCTGCCCGACTCTCATCTCGGACGCGTCAATCTGAAGGAAAACGGCGTCGGCCTGAAAATCGTCCGCCGCAGCCTGCCGTTCGGCACGGTCAGCGGCGAACACGGCCTGATGTTTACTGCCTACTGCCACACCTTGCACAATATCGAAGCGCAGTTGGTCAGTATGTTCGGCGAAACCGACGGTAAAACCGATTTGCTGCTGAGGAACCTGTCCGCCGCCGTATCGGGAGCCTATTACTACGCGCCGTCGGTAGAGCGTCTGGAGAACCTGTAA
- the recB gene encoding exodeoxyribonuclease V subunit beta, with protein MSEKAQTFDPLNIPIEGTNLIEASAGTGKTYGIAALFTRLVVLERLPVESVLAVTFTKAATAELKTRLRARLDEVLQVLENISDGEDGSDGLDAYCAAHHPDDAFLPALLRRALRQESRGRLIVRLKAAIGQFDNAAIYTIHGFCQRILRDYAFLCSAPLDVELTEDNRDRLLVPAQDFWRERISGNPVLSKLVFNRRYTPQTMLAQIQKFTGRPYLVFRRPENTLEAAQQSAQAAWESIRSKLPELEAAFWRIHPALNGSSYRGNTFTGVFAELNAAAGYESLPKLSKTTHEKLPMFSTEALENGLKKGQSPDAAAFAALQDLANFGRDLNSAAEAEQNTLTLLCLELLDYLADALSEQKKARRERGFDDLLLDVHRALTDNPHAETLAQTVARNWRVALIDEFQDTDPLQYEIFQKIFITQGNPLFLVGDPKQAIYSFRGADIYAYLQAAEDARHHYTLATNYRSHAKLVDSIGALFRRKNRPFVLERIDYADVGAARKTSRLTPARPAVQVRWLHGADAEPPNKDILRKRAAEYCADEIAAALNDAEEGRLNFKDRPLQSGDIAVLVRTHNEGSMIARALKNRGIQSVLLHRTSVFASAEARATASLLEFWLDPRRTEPLRFALAGVLFRYTADELHALNRDEARLLDWMDSAQTAHEQWKQQGIYAAMQHFSARHGIEARLLSHDGERSLTNYHQILELLAEEDAHNRNPSSLYQWLLEQISLASGDKKTSGENDLIRLESDEALVKIVTMHASKGLQYPLVYCPFVWDAQPLKSGDWQILHRSGGAAELLAGHQLDDADQARLADEETSERLRLLYVALTRAEEQLNIYAACCDGTPDNTFAYLLEGRADSSRGETQKAYLHRKSGKGGKTALMQMLEDNWRQFIARAPDNTDFAFADKAPAEAALQSRRGGGITYRAAVIPKRSFDIVRHTSFTGLSRHVKTRDDEREELQPALDPAENIERPSENIVSDGLTDAEDIHHFPRGTNAGICLHEILEKFDFSLSAAEQAETVRESLSRYGFEPRWQPAVHTMLDRCRLTPLTAAYALADIPPQNRLPEMGFTLYMEDFGLERLRAWLARPNSGLPPECAEAARILDFKDVQGFLSGFIDMVYQDSDGLVCIIDYKSNHLGNNAEAYTPQTMNEAMAHHHYYLQALIYAIAVARYYTLRRRPLPRIAVRYLFLRGLDGGENGVWSWNIDTADLTEWL; from the coding sequence ATGTCCGAAAAAGCCCAAACATTCGACCCGTTGAACATTCCGATTGAAGGTACCAACCTTATCGAAGCCTCCGCAGGCACCGGTAAAACCTACGGCATCGCTGCGCTGTTTACGCGGTTGGTGGTGCTTGAACGGCTGCCGGTGGAAAGCGTGCTGGCGGTTACCTTTACCAAGGCCGCCACCGCCGAACTGAAAACCCGCCTGCGCGCGCGCTTGGACGAAGTGTTGCAGGTTTTGGAAAACATTTCGGATGGGGAAGACGGTTCAGACGGCCTCGACGCTTATTGTGCGGCACACCATCCGGACGACGCGTTTCTGCCCGCGCTGCTGCGGCGGGCTTTACGGCAGGAAAGCCGCGGCCGGCTGATTGTGCGCCTGAAGGCCGCCATCGGCCAGTTCGACAACGCCGCCATCTACACGATACACGGCTTCTGCCAGCGGATACTGCGCGATTATGCGTTTCTGTGCAGTGCGCCGCTCGATGTGGAACTGACCGAAGACAACCGCGACCGCCTGCTGGTTCCGGCCCAAGATTTCTGGCGCGAACGCATCAGCGGCAACCCCGTCCTTTCCAAACTGGTTTTCAACCGCCGCTATACGCCCCAAACCATGCTGGCGCAAATCCAAAAGTTTACCGGCCGCCCCTATCTGGTTTTCAGACGGCCTGAAAACACATTGGAAGCCGCGCAACAGTCTGCACAAGCCGCTTGGGAAAGCATCCGTAGCAAGCTGCCCGAACTGGAGGCAGCCTTCTGGCGCATCCATCCTGCATTGAACGGTAGTTCATACCGCGGAAATACGTTTACCGGCGTCTTTGCCGAACTCAACGCCGCCGCCGGATACGAATCGTTGCCCAAACTGAGCAAAACAACCCATGAAAAGCTGCCGATGTTCTCAACCGAAGCATTGGAAAACGGCCTCAAAAAAGGACAATCGCCCGACGCTGCCGCCTTCGCCGCTTTGCAGGACCTGGCAAATTTCGGCCGCGATTTAAATTCCGCCGCCGAAGCCGAACAAAATACTCTTACCCTGCTCTGCCTCGAGCTGCTCGACTATCTTGCCGACGCGCTGTCCGAACAAAAAAAAGCCCGCCGCGAACGCGGTTTCGACGATTTACTGCTGGACGTACATCGCGCCCTGACCGACAATCCGCACGCCGAAACGCTGGCGCAAACCGTCGCCCGAAACTGGCGCGTCGCCCTGATTGACGAATTTCAAGACACCGACCCGCTGCAATACGAAATCTTCCAGAAAATCTTTATCACGCAAGGCAACCCGCTGTTCCTCGTCGGCGACCCCAAACAGGCGATTTACAGCTTCCGCGGCGCCGACATCTATGCCTACCTCCAAGCTGCCGAAGACGCGCGGCACCATTACACCCTCGCCACCAACTACCGCAGCCACGCCAAGCTGGTCGACAGTATCGGCGCACTGTTCCGCCGCAAAAACCGCCCGTTTGTCTTGGAACGCATCGACTACGCCGACGTCGGCGCGGCGAGGAAAACAAGCAGGCTCACCCCCGCACGGCCGGCCGTTCAGGTGCGCTGGCTGCACGGTGCCGATGCCGAACCGCCCAACAAAGACATCCTGCGCAAACGCGCCGCCGAATACTGCGCCGACGAAATCGCCGCCGCGCTCAACGATGCGGAGGAAGGCCGTCTGAACTTTAAAGACCGGCCACTGCAATCGGGCGACATCGCCGTATTGGTTCGCACCCACAACGAAGGCAGCATGATTGCCCGCGCACTGAAAAACCGCGGCATCCAAAGCGTGCTGCTACACCGCACATCCGTGTTCGCCTCAGCCGAAGCCCGTGCAACCGCCTCCCTGCTCGAATTCTGGCTCGACCCGCGCCGTACCGAGCCGCTGCGTTTTGCCCTAGCCGGCGTGTTGTTCCGCTATACCGCCGACGAACTGCACGCGCTCAACCGCGACGAAGCCCGACTGCTCGACTGGATGGATTCCGCACAAACCGCCCACGAACAATGGAAACAGCAGGGCATCTACGCCGCCATGCAGCATTTTTCCGCCCGACACGGCATTGAAGCCCGCCTTCTGTCGCACGACGGCGAACGCAGCCTCACCAACTACCACCAGATTCTCGAACTGCTCGCCGAAGAAGATGCGCACAACCGCAATCCGTCGTCGCTGTACCAATGGCTGCTGGAACAAATCAGTCTCGCCTCCGGCGACAAAAAAACTTCCGGCGAAAACGACCTGATACGGCTGGAAAGCGACGAAGCACTGGTTAAAATCGTAACCATGCACGCTTCCAAAGGTTTGCAGTATCCGCTCGTATACTGCCCCTTCGTTTGGGATGCGCAACCTCTCAAATCCGGCGACTGGCAGATACTCCACCGCAGCGGCGGCGCAGCCGAACTTCTGGCCGGGCACCAGCTTGACGATGCAGACCAAGCCCGTCTTGCCGACGAAGAAACTTCCGAACGCCTGCGCCTGCTTTACGTCGCCCTCACCCGCGCGGAAGAGCAGCTCAATATCTATGCCGCCTGTTGCGACGGCACTCCCGACAACACTTTCGCCTACCTGCTCGAAGGCCGTGCGGACAGCAGCCGCGGGGAAACCCAAAAAGCCTACCTCCACCGAAAAAGCGGCAAGGGCGGGAAAACCGCCCTGATGCAGATGCTGGAAGACAACTGGCGGCAGTTTATCGCTCGCGCTCCCGATAACACCGATTTCGCCTTCGCCGACAAAGCCCCCGCAGAAGCCGCCTTGCAAAGCAGACGCGGCGGCGGCATAACCTACCGCGCCGCCGTCATTCCCAAACGCAGTTTCGACATTGTCCGCCACACCAGTTTTACCGGCCTCAGCCGCCACGTTAAAACCCGCGACGACGAACGCGAAGAATTGCAACCCGCCCTCGACCCTGCCGAAAATATCGAAAGGCCGTCTGAAAACATTGTTTCAGACGGCCTGACCGACGCAGAAGACATCCATCATTTTCCGCGCGGCACCAATGCCGGTATTTGCCTGCACGAAATACTGGAAAAATTCGACTTCTCCCTCTCCGCCGCCGAACAAGCCGAAACGGTGCGGGAAAGCCTCTCCCGCTACGGCTTCGAACCCCGATGGCAGCCTGCCGTCCATACCATGCTGGATCGCTGCCGCCTCACCCCGCTGACCGCGGCGTATGCGCTTGCCGACATTCCGCCGCAAAACCGCCTGCCCGAAATGGGTTTCACACTTTACATGGAAGACTTCGGACTTGAACGGTTGCGCGCATGGCTTGCCCGCCCAAACAGCGGCCTGCCGCCCGAATGCGCCGAAGCCGCCCGAATACTTGATTTCAAAGACGTACAAGGCTTCCTCAGCGGCTTCATCGACATGGTTTACCAAGATTCAGACGGCCTCGTCTGCATCATAGACTACAAATCCAACCACCTCGGCAACAATGCCGAAGCCTACACTCCCCAGACCATGAACGAAGCGATGGCGCACCACCACTACTATCTGCAAGCCTTGATTTACGCCATCGCCGTCGCCCGTTACTACACACTTCGCCGCCGCCCCTTGCCGCGAATCGCCGTCCGCTACCTTTTCCTGCGCGGGCTGGACGGCGGGGAAAACGGCGTCTGGAGCTGGAACATAGACACCGCGGATTTAACGGAATGGTTGTGA
- the htpX gene encoding protease HtpX translates to MKRIFLFLATNIAVLVVVRIILAVLGINGTDQVGSLLVYSAVVGFSGSIISLLMSKTVAKNSVGAEVITTPRNEEEAWLLETVAAQAYQWNLKTPEVAIYHSPEPNAFATGASKNNSLIAVSTGLLDHMRRDEVEAVLAHEMAHVGNGDMVTLTLIQGVVNTFVVFLARIVSSMIARSNDGSSSQGTYFLVSMVLQVVFGFLASIIVMWFSRQREYRADAGAAKLVGAPKMIAALQRLKGSPSDLPQEMNAMGIASDTRDSLLSTHPSLDNRIARLKAL, encoded by the coding sequence GTGAAACGCATTTTTCTGTTTCTTGCTACCAATATCGCCGTATTGGTCGTCGTCCGCATCATCTTGGCCGTCCTCGGCATCAACGGCACCGACCAAGTCGGCAGTCTCCTGGTTTATTCCGCCGTAGTCGGTTTCAGCGGCTCGATTATTTCGCTGCTGATGTCGAAAACCGTCGCCAAAAATTCCGTAGGCGCCGAAGTCATCACCACGCCGCGCAACGAAGAGGAAGCGTGGCTGCTGGAAACCGTAGCCGCACAAGCCTACCAATGGAACCTGAAAACGCCCGAAGTAGCCATCTACCATTCTCCCGAACCCAACGCCTTTGCCACCGGTGCGAGCAAGAACAACTCGCTTATCGCCGTCAGTACCGGCCTGCTCGACCATATGCGCAGGGACGAAGTGGAAGCCGTCCTCGCTCATGAAATGGCGCACGTCGGCAACGGCGACATGGTTACGCTGACCCTGATTCAGGGGGTGGTCAACACTTTCGTCGTCTTCCTTGCCCGTATCGTTTCCAGCATGATTGCCCGCAGTAACGACGGCAGCTCTTCACAAGGGACCTATTTTTTGGTCAGCATGGTGCTGCAAGTTGTTTTCGGTTTCCTCGCCAGCATTATCGTGATGTGGTTCAGCCGCCAACGCGAATACCGTGCCGACGCGGGGGCAGCCAAACTGGTCGGAGCGCCGAAAATGATTGCTGCGCTTCAACGGCTGAAAGGCAGCCCCAGCGACTTGCCGCAGGAAATGAATGCAATGGGTATCGCCAGCGACACCCGCGATTCACTGTTGAGTACGCACCCCTCGCTGGATAACCGCATCGCCCGTTTGAAGGCCCTTTAG